Below is a window of Bordetella genomosp. 9 DNA.
GTTCAAGTCCAGCAGGATGATGCAGGGGCGCTCGTTGCCGGCGTCACGCAGGTACTCGATGGCTTCCTCGCCATTTTCCCGGCGCACCAGCGGGTTCGCGACATTGATTTCCTTGAGCGCCCGCTTGACGGTCATGGCGTCGACCGTATCGTCTTCGACCAGCAGTATGGGACTCGTCGTGGTTTTCATGAAAGCATTTCCGGTTCGGTCGGCGTCGGTCTTGCATCCAGGATAGGCAGGGTGAACGAGAATGTGGTGCCGGCGCCGAGGACGGATTGTACGTAGATCTCGGAGCCGTACATCTCGACGATTTTCTTCACCAGGGTCAGTCCGACGCCGGTGCTTTCGATGCGGTCCCGCGGCGCCAGGGTCTGGAACAACTGGAAAATCCGTTCGTGATGGCGTTCTTCGATGCCCGGGCCGTTGTCGGCCACGGCGAAACGCCACCGCTCGCCGGCAGGCTCGCAGCTGATGCGGACCACGCCTTCCGGCTTGTCCATGTATTTGATTGCATTTGAAAGCAAATTCTGGAAGAGCTGCTGCATCCGGGTGCGGTCCGCGTGGACGACCGGCAGCGGGTTTTCCACGCGCACCTGGATATTCGCCGGCGGCGCCAGCGAATCGACGATTTCGCGCACCAGGACGTCCAGATCGACCGACACACGGGCTTCCTTGATGCGGCCGATGCGCGAGTACTCGAGTATGCCATCGATCAGGCCGCTCATGCGATGTACGCGCCCCACCAGCAGGCGCAGGTGTTCGCGTCCTTCATCATCGAGCTTGTCCGCGTAGTCGGCGACCAGCCAGTTGGCCAGCGAGCTGATGCCGCGCAGCGGCGCCTTCAGGTCGTGCGAGACGATGTAGGCGAAGTTGGTCAGTTCCTCATTGGCGCTGGTGACTTCGCGCAGCAGCTCGGCGTAGCGCGCCTCCGCGCGCTTGCGCTCGGTGATGTCGCGGACCATGCCGGTGAACATGCGGCGATCCCCGACACGCATTTCGGCCACCGCCAGGTCCATGGGGAAGACCTCCCCGCCCTTGCGCATGCCCAGCACCTCGCGGCCGATGCCGATGATCTTCTTTTCACCGGTATCCAGGTAATTGTCCAGGTAGCGGTCATGCATCTCCTGGTACGGGCTGGGCATCAGCATGGAGACGTTGCGCCCCATCACTTCGTCCTCGGTGTAGCCGAATACCCGCACGGCGGCCGGATTGAAGCGCTCGATGCGGCCCTGCTCGTCGATGGTGACGATGGCGTCCACGGCGGTATCGAATACCGCGCGCAGGCGCGCTTCGTTGTCCCGCACCGCCTGTTCCGCCTGTTTGCGCGCACGGATGTCGCGGATGCTGATCATGTGCAGCATCAGGCCCCAGTGCGTGGTCAGCGGCGAGATGCAGATTTCCACCGGCAGCGCGGTGCCGTCGGCGCGGCGGCCGGCGACTTCAAGGACCTCGGCCGTATCCCGCGCCGCCGGATCGCCGTCGCCGGCGCGCTCGCCCAGCATGACGTCGGGCAGGATGTCGTTCAGCCGCACCCCGCCGAGCCCGTCGGCAGGAAGTCCGAACAATTGCGCCGTGGCGCCGTTGCCGATCAGGATGCGGCCCGCCGGATCGGTGATCACGATGGCTTCCTTGGCCGATCGTATAAGCCAGTCCAGGGTCTGGCTTTCCAGAAGGTGGTCTTTCATGCGATGGCGTCGGGGCTGCCGGGAGGGTTGGTTGGACGAATTCAAACGCCCCCGGGCAGCATGGTCGACGAATGCGCCGGCCGCGACGCGGGGCCTGGCCGCGATTTTAAGCGAGCGCGCGCCAGGCCTCGACGTATAAGGTCGCGTGGCCACCCGGTCAACCGATATGGGCGGGATGGGCGGCGGGCGCTGCGGCGGTCGCCGTCCGGCCGTCGGCGCCGTTCAGCGCCAGCTTGACGCGCACCTCCGACCCCATCCCGTGCGGTTCGGCGCTGAAGCCGCAGCGCCGGGCGACCTCCAGCATCGCATCGTTATCGGCCATGACGATCCCGTGCAACACCCCGATGCCGTGCCCGGTGCAGTAGCGCACCAGGCGGGACAGCAGCAAGGTCCCCAGGCCGCGATTCTTGCAATCGGATCGCACCATCAGCGCGAACTCGGCGACATCCTTGTCCGGATCGGCCACCGCGCGCGCCTCTCCGACGATCTGGTCCGCCCCGGAGGCATCCTTGCGCACGGCCAGGAAGGCCATCTCGCGGTCGTAATCGAGCTGCGCCATCCGCGCCAGGTCCCGTTGCTGCAACGGGCCGAACATGCCGAAGAAGCGCCGGCGCAGATCGTCGGGCGTCAGGGCCGCCAGGAAGCGGGCATACAGCGCCTCGTCTTCCGGACGGGCCGGTCGGATCAGGATCGTTCCGTCACCCCATGGCATGCGCTCTTCCAGTTCGACCGGATACGGCAGGATGGACAACCGGTCGGAAGCCAGGCCGGCATATCGCGCCACGCTCATGCGGGCATCGACGGCGACGACGCCCGCCGCATCCGCCAGCAGCGGGTTGATGTCCAGGCTGACGATCTGCGGGATATCGCACATCAGGCGCGATACCTGGATCAGCACCCGGTACAGCGCCGGATGATCGATGGGCGGACGTTCGCGATAGCCCGCCAGCAAGGCCGACACCCGGGTGCGCGACACCATGTCGCGCGCCAGGGGCTCGTTCAGCGGCACCAGGCCCACGGAACGATCGGCGACCACCTCCACGGCGGTGCCGCCCTGGCCGAACAGCACGACGGGGCCGAACACGGGATCCACGGAGGCGCCGACGATCAATTCATGCGCCTGCGGACGCCGCAGCATCTTCTGCACGATGAAGCCCTGGATGGACGCGTCGGGCCGCAGCTGCGCGACCCGGCGCAGCATGGCGGCGGCCGCGTCCCGCACCTGTTCATCGCTTTCCAGGTCCAGCGCGACGCCGCCGACATCGGACTTGTGCGATATCGCCGGGGACAGGATCTTCAATGCGACGGGATAGCCCAGCGCGGCCGCGCTGGCGGCGGCCTGCCCGGCGTCGCGGGCGATTTCGCTGCGCGCCACCGGGATGCCGTAGGCGGACAGCACCGCCTTGGCCTCGTCATCGGTCAGCATGGCGCGGCCCGCCGAGAGCACGCCGGCCACGATCGCGCGCGCCTTCGCCGCGTCGCCGGGCGGCGGGCCGGCATCCGTCGACGGCGTTTCCATCAACAAACCCTGGTTGCGGCGGTATTCCACCGCGTCCAGGAAAGCGCCCACCGCCTGTTCCGGCGTGTCATACGTGGGGATGCCGGCCCGCCGAAAGCGCTTGCGCGCATGCAGCACCGCATCACCGCCCAGCCAGGAGGAAAACACATTGCGCGACGATCCGACGATATGTGGCTGCATCGCCGCCGCGATATCCTCGCTGGGGACGATGGCGGTCGGCGCATGGATGAATAGCACGGCGTCGCTGCCGCGGTCGCGCAGCAGGATCTCAATGGCGTCGACATAGCGGTGGACGGGCGCGTCGCCAACGATATCGACCGGATTGGCGTGCGACCAGGTGTCGGGCAGCACCGTATTCAGCGCTTCTATCGTCGCCGGGTCCAGCGTCGCCAGGGTGCCGCCGCCGCGCACCAGCGCGTCGGTCGCCATGACGCCCGCGCCGCCGCCGTTGGTCAGGATGGCCAGGCGTTCGCCGCGCAGCGGACGCGCGCGGGCCAGGGTCTCGACGGCGTCGAACAGGGCATCGGTGGTATCCACGCGCAGCATGCCGGCGCGGCGGATCGCGGCGTCGTAGACGATGTCCGACCCCGCCAGGGCGCCGGTATGCGTGGCGGCGGCGCGCGCGCCTTCGGCCACCCTGCCCGACTTGACGACCACCACCGGCTTTTTCCGCGCCGCGCGCCGCGCCGCCGACATGAACTTGCGGGCGGCGGTCACCGACTCGACGTACAGCAGGATGGCGTTGGCGTCGACGGTATCGGCCAGGTAGTCCAGCACGTCGCCCAGGTCCACGTCGGCGCTGTCGCCCAGGGTGATGAAATGCGAAAAGCCGATGTTCCGGCTATTCGACCAGTCCAGCACCGCGGTCGCCAGCGCGCCGGATTGCGAGACGAAGGCCAGGCGGCCGCGCAGGGCCATGGCGGGGGCGAAGCTGGCGTTCAGGCCCAGCCCCGGCACCAGCAGGCCCAGGCAGTTCGGCCCGAGTATGCGCAGCAGGTGGGGACGCGCCGCCCGCAGCATGGCGTCGCGCAGCGTGCCGCCGCCGGGCGCCGCGGCCGCCAGGCCGGCGCTCAGCACCACCGCCGCCTTGGTGCCCTTGGCGCCCAATTGCTCGATCAGCGCCGGGACCGTCGCCGCGGGCGTGCAGATGACCGCCAGGTCCGGCGCCTGCGGCAGGCTGGCGACGTCGGGATGGCAGGGCAATCCCCGCACCACGCAATACTTCGGATTCACCGCGTACGTGGTGCCGGCATAGCCGGCCGCGAGCAGGTTGGACAGCACGTGCGCGCCGACCGTATAGGGCTGCTCGGAAGCGCCGATGACCGCGACCGACTGCGGCCGGAACAATGCGTGCAGATTTCTGATGGACATGGCCGCTCCCCCTGGGAATACCGGCGGGCATTGCTCGTCAGGCCGAGGCCGGCTTGGCTTCTTTGTGCGGCACCAGCATCACCGGGCACGCCGACAGGCGCACGAAGCTTTCGGCGACGCTGCCCAGCATGAGCCGCTGGAAACCGCGGCGGCCGTGCGTGCCCATCACCACCAGGTCGGCGCCGGCTTCGGCGGCCGCGTCCGCCAGCTGTTCGGCGATCGTGCCGCTGAGCACGCCCGCGTCGACCATCTTGACCGCGCCCTTCACGCCGGCATCGCGGAACTTGGCCTGGGCCACGTCGAGCACGGACCGCGCTTCTTCGACCATGGCGTCGTGGAAAGGCTCGACGTCGATGAAGGCGGAGGAATACATGGAGCTGGGATACTCCACGATATAGACGGCCAGGATGCGTGCGTCCTCGACGCGCGCCAGCGAGATCGCATGGTCCAGCGCGCGTTCGGAAGTGACGCTGCCGTCGACGGCAACCAGAATGTGTCGATACATGATGTCTCCTTGGGGAAGACCCACTTTATCGGCACCCGGCGCCGCCCCCATTGATATGCGTCAACGCGGGCGATCGTTGCTGGCGACCGCGCCCGCCGACGCGCCAGGCGCCCCGTCCGCCACCCCGGCCGGCGCGACGTCCCAGCCGCCGCCCAGCGCCCGGAACACGCCGACCGCCGCGCGCGCCGATTCGGCGCGCACGCCGTCCAGGTTGTCCCGCGCCACCAGCAACTGCCGATCGGCATCGAGCACGTCGGTCAGCGTGATCGCGCCGGCTTTGTACGCCTTTTCGGACAATTCGCGGGCGCGCGTCAGCGCGTCGACCTCGGCCGCCAGTTCCTGGCGCCGCACCTGCGACTGATTCAGCAGCGTGACGGCGTTCTCGACGTCCTCGGCCGCCCGCAGGACGGTCTGCCGGTACACCGCCAGGGCTTCCGCATAGCCGCCCTTGGCCTGGCGCACCTCGGCGTCGACTTTGCCGAAGTCGAAGATGCGCCAGCGCAAGCCCGCCGTGCCCAGCGGCTGGAAGGAGCGGTTGCGGAACATGCCGTTGGTGGTGATGCTGTCGAAGCCCAGTATTCCCGACAACGACACCTTGGGGTAGTAATCGGAGATCGCCACGCCGATGCGCTCGTTGGAAGCCGCCAGCTGGCGCTCCGCCGCGATCACGTCGGGGCGCCGGCGCAGTACGTCCACGGGGCTGCCGGCGTCGGCCATCACCGGCACGGCCGGGATATCCGACTTCTGCTCCAGGGTCCGCGCGTAAGTGCCCGGCTGCACGCCCAACAGCACGTCCAGCCGGTTCGATTGCGCCTCCAGCGCGATGCGAAGCAGCGGGACGGTGGACCGCGCCTGGCGCAGCAGCGCCTCGGCCTGCGCTACCTCGCGATCGTCGGCCGCGCCCAGCTGGCGGCGCAGCTTCACCAGGTCGAGCAGGCGACTATCGGTATCGATCTGGTCCAGCGCCACGGCGATGCGGGACTGGTAACCGCGTATCTGCACATAGGCATCCGCGGCGTCGGCCGCCACCGTGACGCGGGTGCCGATCTGGCCGGCTTCGGCGGCCTGCGCCTCGGCGCGGGCGGCAGCCGCGTTGCGGCGCAGCCCGCCGGCCAGGTCGATTTCCCAGGTGGCGGCCGCCCCGGCCGTATATTCGCGCTGGTTGCGGTCGTAGCCGGGCAAGCCCCTGGCCAGCGTGCCGAGCGGGCTCTGCAGGCTCTGGCGCAAGGCGGTGGCCGACGCGGTGGCGTCCAGCGTGGGCAGCAGGGCCGCGCCGGCGGCCTGGGCGCTGGCCCGCGCCTGGTCGACGCGCGCCAGGGCGGCCGCCAGTTCCAGGTTCTGGTCCAGCGCCCGCTGGACGATGCCGACCAGTTGCGGATCGTCGAAACCTTCCCACCAGCGATCCAGCGGCGGCGGGCTGGCATGCCGGTCCTGCCGCGCGGCCTGGAGCTCGGTGTGGAACGGCGCCAGCGCGGTGTCGGGCCGGGCATAATCGGGGCCCACGGCGCAGCCGGCCAGGGCCAGCGCGGCCGCCAGGGCAGTGGCAGCCAGCGCCACGGTCGCCAGGCCGGCATGCCGCGTCCCGCGCGGTGCGTATGGGTTGGGGGTCATCGGCGCGAAGTCGTCCATGATCTATCCGTTTTCTCGTTTGACGGTTTACCGGCTGGCGGGCGTATAGGTTTCCTTCGGCGCGGCCGCTTTCCGGCGGCCGAACTTGCGGATGAAGATGTAGAACGCCGGCGTGAACAGCAGACCGAAGACGGTCACGCCCAGCATGCCGAAGAACACGGCCGTGCCCAGCGACTGCCGCATCTCGGCGCCCGCCCCCGTCGCCAGCGTCAACGGCGCGACGCCCAGGATGAAGGCCAGCGACGTCATCAGGATGGGACGCAGCCGCGTCCGCGACGCATGCACGGCCGCGTCCACCGCGGAAGCGCCCTCCTCGTCCTGGTGCTGGCGGGCGAACTCGACGATCAGGATCGCGTTCTTCGCCGCCAGGCCGATCAGCACCACGAAGCCGATCTGCGCCAGGATGTCGATGGGCATGCCGCGAAACGACAATCCGGTGACCGACGCCAGGATGCACATCGGCACGATCAGGATGATCGCCAGCGGCAGGCGCCAGCTTTCGTACTGCGCCACCAGCACCAGGAAGCAGAACAGCGCGGCCGCGGCGAAGACCAGCACGGTGGACGTGCCCGTCTGCTGCTGCTGGAAGGCCAGTTCCGTCCACTCGAAATCCATGCCGCGCGGCAGGATTTCCCGGGCCAGCTGCTCCATGCGGCGCAGCGCGACGCCGGACGCCACCCCGGGCGCCGCGGTGCCCTGCACTTCCGCCGCGGGGTACAGGTTGAAGCGCGGCACACGATAGGGAATCGTGCGATCCTCGATGGACGCGACGGTGCCCAGGGGGACCATGTCGCCGGCATCGTTGCGCGCCTTCAGCCGGGTGATGTCCTGCGCATTGCGGCGGAACTCCCCATCGGCCTGCGCGATGACCTGGTAGGTCCGGCCCAGGTAATTGAAGTCGTTCACATACTGCGAACCCAGATAGACCTGCAGGGTGGAGAAGACGTCCGTGGGCCGCAGGCCGACCTTCTCGGTCTTGACGCGGTCGACGTTGGCGAAGATCGATGGCGAACCCGCGTTGT
It encodes the following:
- a CDS encoding sensor histidine kinase is translated as MKDHLLESQTLDWLIRSAKEAIVITDPAGRILIGNGATAQLFGLPADGLGGVRLNDILPDVMLGERAGDGDPAARDTAEVLEVAGRRADGTALPVEICISPLTTHWGLMLHMISIRDIRARKQAEQAVRDNEARLRAVFDTAVDAIVTIDEQGRIERFNPAAVRVFGYTEDEVMGRNVSMLMPSPYQEMHDRYLDNYLDTGEKKIIGIGREVLGMRKGGEVFPMDLAVAEMRVGDRRMFTGMVRDITERKRAEARYAELLREVTSANEELTNFAYIVSHDLKAPLRGISSLANWLVADYADKLDDEGREHLRLLVGRVHRMSGLIDGILEYSRIGRIKEARVSVDLDVLVREIVDSLAPPANIQVRVENPLPVVHADRTRMQQLFQNLLSNAIKYMDKPEGVVRISCEPAGERWRFAVADNGPGIEERHHERIFQLFQTLAPRDRIESTGVGLTLVKKIVEMYGSEIYVQSVLGAGTTFSFTLPILDARPTPTEPEMLS
- a CDS encoding bifunctional acetate--CoA ligase family protein/GNAT family N-acetyltransferase produces the protein MSIRNLHALFRPQSVAVIGASEQPYTVGAHVLSNLLAAGYAGTTYAVNPKYCVVRGLPCHPDVASLPQAPDLAVICTPAATVPALIEQLGAKGTKAAVVLSAGLAAAAPGGGTLRDAMLRAARPHLLRILGPNCLGLLVPGLGLNASFAPAMALRGRLAFVSQSGALATAVLDWSNSRNIGFSHFITLGDSADVDLGDVLDYLADTVDANAILLYVESVTAARKFMSAARRAARKKPVVVVKSGRVAEGARAAATHTGALAGSDIVYDAAIRRAGMLRVDTTDALFDAVETLARARPLRGERLAILTNGGGAGVMATDALVRGGGTLATLDPATIEALNTVLPDTWSHANPVDIVGDAPVHRYVDAIEILLRDRGSDAVLFIHAPTAIVPSEDIAAAMQPHIVGSSRNVFSSWLGGDAVLHARKRFRRAGIPTYDTPEQAVGAFLDAVEYRRNQGLLMETPSTDAGPPPGDAAKARAIVAGVLSAGRAMLTDDEAKAVLSAYGIPVARSEIARDAGQAAASAAALGYPVALKILSPAISHKSDVGGVALDLESDEQVRDAAAAMLRRVAQLRPDASIQGFIVQKMLRRPQAHELIVGASVDPVFGPVVLFGQGGTAVEVVADRSVGLVPLNEPLARDMVSRTRVSALLAGYRERPPIDHPALYRVLIQVSRLMCDIPQIVSLDINPLLADAAGVVAVDARMSVARYAGLASDRLSILPYPVELEERMPWGDGTILIRPARPEDEALYARFLAALTPDDLRRRFFGMFGPLQQRDLARMAQLDYDREMAFLAVRKDASGADQIVGEARAVADPDKDVAEFALMVRSDCKNRGLGTLLLSRLVRYCTGHGIGVLHGIVMADNDAMLEVARRCGFSAEPHGMGSEVRVKLALNGADGRTATAAAPAAHPAHIG
- a CDS encoding universal stress protein; translation: MYRHILVAVDGSVTSERALDHAISLARVEDARILAVYIVEYPSSMYSSAFIDVEPFHDAMVEEARSVLDVAQAKFRDAGVKGAVKMVDAGVLSGTIAEQLADAAAEAGADLVVMGTHGRRGFQRLMLGSVAESFVRLSACPVMLVPHKEAKPASA
- a CDS encoding efflux transporter outer membrane subunit, whose translation is MDDFAPMTPNPYAPRGTRHAGLATVALAATALAAALALAGCAVGPDYARPDTALAPFHTELQAARQDRHASPPPLDRWWEGFDDPQLVGIVQRALDQNLELAAALARVDQARASAQAAGAALLPTLDATASATALRQSLQSPLGTLARGLPGYDRNQREYTAGAAATWEIDLAGGLRRNAAAARAEAQAAEAGQIGTRVTVAADAADAYVQIRGYQSRIAVALDQIDTDSRLLDLVKLRRQLGAADDREVAQAEALLRQARSTVPLLRIALEAQSNRLDVLLGVQPGTYARTLEQKSDIPAVPVMADAGSPVDVLRRRPDVIAAERQLAASNERIGVAISDYYPKVSLSGILGFDSITTNGMFRNRSFQPLGTAGLRWRIFDFGKVDAEVRQAKGGYAEALAVYRQTVLRAAEDVENAVTLLNQSQVRRQELAAEVDALTRARELSEKAYKAGAITLTDVLDADRQLLVARDNLDGVRAESARAAVGVFRALGGGWDVAPAGVADGAPGASAGAVASNDRPR